A region from the Mustela erminea isolate mMusErm1 chromosome 10, mMusErm1.Pri, whole genome shotgun sequence genome encodes:
- the TRNP1 gene encoding TMF-regulated nuclear protein 1 produces MPGCRISACGPGAQEGTAEPGSPPPPPRELVSSPQPPPPSPTLTPTPASVSAPADSAPAWAGSAEGQELQRWRQGANGGAGATAPAGGAAAAGAAGGRALELAEARRRLLEVEGRRRLVSELESRVLQLHRVFLAAELRLAHRAESLGRLSGGVAQAELYLAAHGSRLKKGPRRGRRGRPPALLASALGLGGCVPWGAGRLRRGHGPEPDSPFRRSPPRGPASPQR; encoded by the coding sequence atgcCGGGCTGCCGCATCAGCGCCTGCGGCCCGGGGGCCCAGGAAGGGACCGCGGAACCGGggtccccgccgccgccgccccgggaGCTCGTGTCGTCCCCTcagcccccgcccccatctcCGACCTTGACTCCGACCCCGGCTTCGGTCTCGGCGCCGGCCGACTCGGCCCCGGCGTGGGCGGGCTCGGCGGAGGGGCAGGAGCTGCAGCGCTGGCGCCAGGGCGCTAACGGGGGCGCGGGGGCTACCGCGCCGGCagggggcgcggcggcggcgggggcagcCGGGGGCCGAGCGCTGGAGCTGGCCGAAGCGCGCCGGCGACTGCTGGAGGTGGAGGGCCGCAGGCGCCTGGTGTCGGAGCTGGAGAGCCGTGTGCTGCAGCTGCACCGCGTCTTCTTGGCGGCCGAGCTGCGCCTAGCGCACCGCGCCGAGAGCCTGGGCCGCCTGAGCGGCGGCGTGGCGCAGGCCGAGCTCTACCTGGCAGCGCACGGCTCGCGCCTCAAGAAGGGCCCGCGCCGCGGCCGCCGGGGCCGCCCGCCTGCGCTGCTCGCCTCGGCGTTAGGCCTGGGAGGCTGCGTGCCCTGGGGTGCTGGGCGCTTGCGGCGGGGCCACGGCCCGGAGCCCGACTCGCCCTTCCGCCGAAgcccgccccgcggccccgctTCCCCCCAGCGCTGA